One Burkholderia thailandensis E264 genomic window carries:
- a CDS encoding FecCD family ABC transporter permease produces the protein MSLTARSPSADSTPAERRPTRASSSIAAPRRRRAQWTLAALLATLAAVSIAALCIGAFRLSPAQLLGALAATNTQLASDAALRQARAVLVDIRAPRVALALLVGAGLGAAGAAMQGLFRNPLADPGLIGVSSGAALGAAALIVLGPLFAAPVAIGLLPVAAFAGALAVAAIVYRLAIAHGRLALPLLLLAGIAINALAGAAIGLLTYVADDAQLRSLTFWSLGSVGGAQWRTIAAVAPLALAGCALLARERHALNALQLGEAEAMHLGVPVPRVKRRVLVGAAMCVGALVSCTGAIGFIGLVAPHCVRLAAGPDQRIAMPGAALFGALLAVAADLAARTLAAPAEIPLGILTALIGAPFFLALLWKRRGALGA, from the coding sequence ATGAGCCTCACCGCCCGCTCCCCGTCGGCCGACTCGACGCCCGCCGAGCGACGGCCGACGCGCGCCTCGTCGTCCATCGCCGCGCCGCGCCGGCGACGCGCGCAATGGACGCTCGCCGCGCTGCTCGCCACACTCGCCGCCGTGTCGATCGCCGCGCTCTGCATCGGCGCGTTCCGGCTCTCGCCCGCGCAGTTGCTCGGCGCGCTCGCCGCGACCAACACGCAGCTCGCGAGCGACGCCGCGCTGCGCCAGGCGCGCGCGGTGCTCGTCGACATCCGCGCGCCGCGCGTCGCGCTCGCGCTCCTCGTCGGCGCCGGCCTCGGCGCGGCCGGCGCCGCGATGCAGGGGCTTTTTCGCAACCCGCTCGCCGATCCCGGCCTGATCGGCGTATCGAGCGGCGCGGCGCTCGGCGCGGCGGCGCTGATCGTGCTCGGTCCGCTCTTCGCCGCGCCGGTGGCGATCGGCTTGCTGCCCGTCGCCGCGTTCGCCGGCGCGCTCGCCGTCGCGGCGATCGTCTACCGGCTCGCGATCGCGCACGGCCGGCTCGCGCTGCCGCTGCTGCTGCTCGCCGGCATCGCGATCAATGCGCTCGCCGGCGCGGCGATCGGGCTCCTCACATACGTCGCCGACGATGCGCAACTGCGCTCGCTGACGTTCTGGAGCCTCGGCAGCGTCGGCGGCGCGCAATGGCGCACGATCGCGGCCGTCGCGCCGCTCGCCCTCGCCGGCTGCGCGCTGCTCGCGCGCGAGCGGCACGCGCTGAACGCGCTGCAGCTCGGCGAAGCCGAAGCGATGCATCTCGGCGTGCCGGTGCCGCGCGTGAAGCGGCGCGTGCTCGTCGGAGCCGCGATGTGCGTCGGCGCGCTCGTGTCGTGCACCGGCGCGATCGGTTTCATCGGGCTCGTCGCGCCGCATTGCGTGCGGCTCGCGGCCGGCCCCGATCAGCGGATCGCGATGCCGGGCGCGGCGCTTTTCGGCGCGCTGCTCGCGGTGGCCGCCGATCTCGCCGCGCGCACGCTCGCCGCGCCGGCCGAGATTCCGCTCGGCATCCTCACCGCGCTGATCGGCGCGCCGTTTTTTCTCGCGCTGCTGTGGAAGCGGCGCGGCGCGCTGGGAGCATGA
- a CDS encoding HTH-type transcriptional regulator ArgP: protein MTIDPKQAAALVAVADTGSFEQAAARLHVTASAVTQRVRALEMGLGTPLLLRTRPCRPTAAGQRVLQHLRRMALLQADLQAELEAERGSTIAVAIALNSDSLGSWFLPALTSVLAGERMLFELIVEDQDHTFALLESGMAIGCVTTQSKPMRGCFSTPLGTMRYRLIAAEEFAARWFPQGLTRESAREAPVVAHGRRDTLQSSFLRDKLGLPDGAFPCHYVPGTHAHFAAVRHGLGYAMVPELLLGAVPLAEQRLVDLAPAHSTDVSLYWHAWTVQSPKMESLSSRVVEAARQLLAPLPRGAATAAAHAAPARVKRANARNTR, encoded by the coding sequence ATGACGATCGATCCGAAACAGGCGGCGGCGCTCGTCGCCGTCGCCGATACCGGCAGCTTCGAGCAGGCGGCCGCGCGGCTGCACGTGACCGCATCGGCCGTCACGCAGCGCGTGCGCGCGCTGGAGATGGGCCTCGGCACGCCGCTCTTGCTGCGCACGCGGCCGTGCCGTCCGACGGCCGCCGGCCAGCGCGTGCTGCAGCATCTGCGCCGGATGGCGCTGTTGCAGGCGGATCTGCAGGCCGAGCTCGAGGCCGAGCGCGGCTCGACGATCGCGGTCGCGATCGCGCTCAACTCGGACAGCCTCGGCTCGTGGTTCCTGCCGGCGCTGACGTCGGTGCTCGCGGGCGAAAGGATGCTGTTCGAGCTGATCGTCGAGGATCAGGATCACACGTTCGCGCTGCTCGAAAGCGGAATGGCGATCGGCTGCGTGACGACGCAGAGCAAGCCGATGCGCGGCTGCTTCTCGACGCCGCTCGGCACGATGCGCTACCGGCTGATCGCCGCGGAGGAATTCGCCGCGCGCTGGTTCCCGCAGGGCTTGACGCGCGAGAGCGCGCGCGAGGCGCCCGTCGTCGCGCACGGCCGGCGCGACACGCTGCAATCGTCGTTCTTGCGCGACAAGCTCGGCCTGCCGGACGGCGCGTTTCCGTGCCATTACGTGCCGGGCACGCACGCGCACTTCGCGGCCGTGCGCCACGGGCTGGGCTATGCAATGGTGCCCGAGCTGCTGCTCGGCGCGGTGCCGCTCGCCGAGCAGCGGCTCGTCGATCTCGCGCCCGCGCATTCGACCGACGTGTCGCTGTACTGGCACGCGTGGACCGTGCAGTCGCCGAAGATGGAATCGCTGTCGTCGCGGGTCGTCGAGGCCGCGCGGCAATTGCTCGCGCCGTTGCCGCGCGGCGCCGCGACGGCGGCCGCGCATGCCGCGCCCGCTCGCGTCAAGCGCGCGAACGCGCGAAATACGCGCTGA
- the ltaE gene encoding low-specificity L-threonine aldolase — MIDLRSDTVTRPSAPMLAAMTAAEVGDDVWGDDPTVARLQAVVAERAGKEAALFFPSGTQSNLAALMSHCERGDEYIVGQAAHTYKYEGGGAAVLGSIQPQPIENAADGTLPLEKIAAAIKPIDDHFARSRLFALENTIGGKVLPADYVDEAVALARSRGLATHLDGARVCNAAVASGRTLAQMCAPFDSISICFSKGLGAPVGSVLVGSRALIDRAHRWRKVLGGGMRQAGVLAAACLYALEHNVERLADDHANAERLAQGLARIEPVKVLSQATNMVFAQIPEADCAPLEAWLEERGILTQMLYASRFVTHCDVSRDDIDTAVAAISAYFARSRA, encoded by the coding sequence ATGATCGATTTACGCAGCGATACCGTGACGCGCCCGAGCGCGCCGATGCTGGCCGCGATGACGGCCGCGGAAGTGGGCGACGACGTATGGGGCGACGATCCCACCGTCGCGCGCCTGCAGGCCGTGGTCGCCGAGCGCGCGGGCAAGGAGGCGGCGCTGTTCTTTCCGAGCGGCACGCAGAGCAACCTCGCGGCGCTGATGTCGCATTGCGAGCGCGGCGACGAATACATCGTCGGCCAGGCCGCGCACACGTACAAGTACGAGGGCGGCGGCGCGGCGGTGCTCGGCAGCATCCAGCCGCAACCGATCGAGAACGCCGCCGACGGCACGCTGCCGCTCGAGAAGATCGCGGCCGCGATCAAGCCGATCGACGATCACTTCGCCCGCTCGCGCCTGTTCGCGCTCGAGAACACGATCGGCGGCAAGGTGCTGCCGGCGGATTACGTCGACGAGGCGGTCGCGCTCGCGCGCAGCCGCGGGCTCGCGACGCATCTCGACGGCGCGCGCGTGTGTAACGCGGCCGTCGCATCGGGCCGCACGCTCGCGCAGATGTGCGCGCCGTTCGATTCGATCTCGATCTGCTTTTCGAAGGGGCTCGGCGCGCCGGTCGGCTCGGTGCTCGTCGGCAGCCGCGCGCTCATCGACCGCGCGCATCGCTGGCGCAAGGTGCTGGGCGGCGGCATGCGCCAGGCGGGGGTGCTCGCGGCCGCGTGCCTGTATGCGCTCGAGCACAACGTCGAGCGCCTCGCCGACGATCACGCGAACGCCGAGCGCCTTGCGCAAGGGCTCGCGCGAATCGAGCCGGTGAAAGTGTTGTCGCAGGCGACGAACATGGTGTTCGCGCAGATTCCCGAAGCCGATTGCGCGCCGCTCGAAGCGTGGCTCGAGGAGCGCGGCATTCTCACGCAGATGCTGTATGCGTCGCGCTTCGTCACGCACTGCGACGTGTCGCGCGACGACATCGACACGGCCGTCGCCGCGATCAGCGCGTATTTCGCGCGTTCGCGCGCTTGA
- a CDS encoding heme ABC transporter ATP-binding protein — MLNAEHLHVARDSGVILRDLSIRIAPGCVTALLGRNGAGKSTLLGALAGDLPAGGRTRGATVRGDVALNGEPLRAIDATRLARLRAVLPQASRPAFAFSARDIVLLGRYPHARRAGALAREDGEIASRALALAGASTLDARDVTTLSGGELARVQFARVLAQLWPSEDAARAPRYLLLDEPTAALDLAHQHQLLDTVRRLSRDWNIGVLTIVHDPNLAARHADRIAMLADGEILADGAPADVLRPDLIERCYGFRVRLVDAGDDVAPVIVPA, encoded by the coding sequence ATGCTGAATGCCGAACACCTTCACGTCGCACGCGACAGCGGCGTCATCCTTCGCGACCTGTCGATCCGGATCGCCCCCGGCTGCGTCACCGCACTGCTCGGCCGCAACGGCGCGGGCAAGAGCACGCTGCTCGGCGCGCTCGCGGGCGACCTGCCGGCCGGCGGCCGCACGCGCGGCGCGACGGTGCGCGGCGACGTCGCGCTGAACGGCGAGCCGCTTCGCGCGATCGATGCGACGCGCCTCGCACGGCTGCGCGCGGTGCTGCCGCAGGCGTCGCGCCCCGCGTTCGCGTTCAGCGCGCGCGACATCGTGCTGCTCGGCCGCTACCCGCATGCGCGCCGCGCGGGCGCGCTTGCGCGCGAGGACGGCGAGATCGCGTCGCGGGCGCTCGCGCTCGCCGGCGCGTCGACGCTCGACGCGCGCGACGTGACGACGCTGTCGGGCGGCGAACTCGCCCGCGTGCAATTCGCGCGCGTGCTCGCGCAGCTCTGGCCGTCGGAAGACGCGGCGCGCGCGCCGCGCTACCTGCTGCTCGACGAGCCGACCGCCGCGCTCGACCTCGCGCATCAGCATCAATTGCTCGACACGGTTCGACGCCTGTCGCGCGACTGGAACATCGGCGTACTGACGATCGTTCACGATCCGAATCTCGCTGCGCGCCATGCGGATCGCATCGCGATGCTCGCGGACGGCGAGATCCTCGCCGACGGCGCGCCCGCCGACGTGTTGCGCCCCGACCTGATCGAGCGTTGCTACGGCTTTCGCGTGCGGCTGGTCGATGCGGGCGACGACGTCGCGCCCGTCATCGTGCCCGCATGA
- a CDS encoding hemin-degrading factor, whose translation MMNTAAPASSSARALAPGELRDAFLHLKETRKLRNRDVAQLLGVSEGEALAAFAGERVVRLEPSFVELFEEMPRLGSVMALTRNAAAVHEKDGAFDQMSHDGPVGLALGAIDLRIFYRNWAAGFAVYEPTAHGVMKSLQFFDAQGDAVHKVYLRKHSDHDAFDAFASRWRMPVQSPTFAAEPAPRATVERPDADVDAAGLRAAWDAMTDTHQFHGVVRRFGVTRTQALRLAGAPRAHRVTPDATRRVLERAAQTRLPIMVFVGNRGMIQIHTGTVTNIRRMGSWINVLDEDFNLHLREDLVASAWAVKKPTSDGVVTSVELFDAAGDNIAMLFGARKPGQPELAGWRELVGALPKIDAADAASSANAADSIDVHGSTDAEAAR comes from the coding sequence ATGATGAACACCGCCGCTCCCGCCTCTTCGTCCGCCCGCGCGCTCGCACCCGGCGAACTGCGCGACGCGTTCCTGCATCTGAAAGAAACCCGCAAGCTGCGCAACCGCGACGTCGCGCAACTGCTCGGCGTGAGCGAAGGCGAGGCGCTCGCCGCGTTCGCGGGCGAACGCGTCGTGCGGCTCGAGCCGAGCTTCGTCGAGCTGTTCGAGGAGATGCCGCGGCTCGGCAGCGTGATGGCGCTCACGCGCAACGCGGCCGCCGTGCACGAGAAGGACGGCGCGTTCGATCAGATGAGCCACGACGGCCCGGTCGGCCTCGCGCTCGGCGCGATCGACCTGCGGATCTTCTACCGCAACTGGGCGGCGGGCTTCGCCGTCTACGAGCCGACCGCGCACGGCGTGATGAAGAGCCTGCAGTTCTTCGATGCGCAAGGCGACGCGGTGCACAAGGTCTACCTGCGCAAGCACAGCGATCACGATGCATTCGACGCGTTCGCGTCGCGCTGGCGGATGCCCGTGCAATCTCCGACGTTCGCGGCCGAGCCCGCGCCGCGCGCGACCGTCGAGCGGCCCGACGCAGACGTCGACGCCGCGGGCCTGCGCGCCGCATGGGATGCGATGACCGATACACACCAGTTCCACGGCGTCGTGCGCCGCTTCGGCGTGACGCGCACGCAAGCGCTGCGGCTCGCCGGCGCGCCGCGCGCGCATCGCGTGACACCCGACGCGACGCGGCGCGTGCTCGAGCGCGCCGCGCAAACGCGGCTGCCGATCATGGTGTTCGTCGGCAATCGCGGCATGATCCAGATCCATACCGGCACCGTGACGAACATCCGCCGCATGGGCTCGTGGATCAACGTGCTCGACGAGGATTTCAACCTGCATCTGCGCGAGGATCTCGTTGCGTCCGCGTGGGCCGTGAAGAAACCGACGAGCGACGGCGTCGTCACGTCGGTGGAGCTGTTCGATGCGGCGGGCGACAACATCGCGATGCTGTTCGGCGCGCGCAAGCCCGGGCAGCCGGAGCTCGCGGGCTGGCGCGAGCTGGTCGGCGCGCTGCCGAAAATCGATGCGGCGGATGCGGCGAGCTCGGCGAACGCCGCGGATTCGATCGACGTGCACGGCTCGACCGACGCCGAGGCCGCGCGATGA
- a CDS encoding cytochrome ubiquinol oxidase subunit I: METAFSALDLARVQFAFTVSFHIVFPALSIGLASFIAVLEYRWLKTGKAYYKNLCLFWSKIFAVAFGMGVVSGVVMAYQFGTNWSGFSSFAGSVTGPLLMYEVMTAFFLEAGFLGIMLFGWNRVSPRAHFGATLMVAIGTLISTFWILASNSWMQTPQGFEIVDGQVVPTDWFAIIFNPSFPYRLAHMAIAAFVVAALVVAATAAWHLLKGRRDKAVKKMFSMSLWLLLVLAPLQAVIGDQHGINTLRHQPAKLAAIEGLWETEQGGTALNLFGIPDMKAETTHYAVSIPHLGSLILTHSWDGEIRGLKSFPPEDRPNSTVVFWSFRIMVGLGFAMIGLAALAWLLRRRGRLYEAKWFHKFALAMGPTGFISLLAGWVTTEVGRQPWVVYGVMRTSHAVSPLSTQQVSVSLMTFVVVYFLVFGTGVYYMLKLMRKGPALPGDTHDDAHDARPDRTARRPLSAANQLIDAA; encoded by the coding sequence ATGGAAACCGCTTTTTCGGCCCTCGATCTGGCCCGCGTGCAGTTCGCATTCACAGTCTCCTTCCACATCGTCTTCCCCGCGCTGAGCATCGGGCTCGCAAGCTTCATCGCCGTGCTCGAATACCGATGGCTCAAGACCGGCAAGGCGTACTACAAGAACCTTTGCCTGTTCTGGTCGAAGATCTTCGCGGTCGCGTTCGGCATGGGCGTCGTGTCCGGCGTCGTGATGGCGTATCAGTTCGGCACGAACTGGTCTGGCTTCTCGAGCTTCGCCGGCTCCGTCACCGGCCCGCTGCTGATGTACGAGGTGATGACCGCGTTCTTCCTCGAAGCGGGCTTCCTCGGCATCATGCTGTTCGGCTGGAACCGCGTGAGCCCGCGCGCGCACTTCGGCGCGACGTTGATGGTCGCGATCGGCACGCTGATCTCGACATTCTGGATTCTCGCGTCGAACAGCTGGATGCAGACGCCGCAGGGCTTCGAGATCGTCGACGGCCAGGTCGTGCCGACCGACTGGTTCGCGATCATCTTCAACCCTTCGTTCCCGTATCGGCTCGCGCACATGGCGATCGCCGCGTTCGTCGTCGCCGCGCTCGTGGTGGCCGCGACGGCCGCGTGGCACCTGCTGAAAGGCCGCCGCGACAAGGCCGTGAAGAAGATGTTCTCGATGTCGCTGTGGCTGCTGCTCGTGCTCGCGCCGCTGCAGGCGGTGATCGGCGACCAGCACGGCATCAACACGCTGCGCCACCAGCCCGCGAAGCTCGCGGCGATCGAGGGCTTGTGGGAAACCGAGCAAGGCGGCACCGCGCTGAACCTGTTCGGCATCCCCGACATGAAGGCGGAGACCACGCACTACGCGGTGTCGATTCCGCATCTCGGCAGCCTGATCCTCACGCACAGCTGGGACGGCGAAATTCGCGGCCTGAAGTCGTTCCCGCCGGAAGACCGTCCGAATTCGACCGTCGTGTTCTGGAGCTTCCGGATCATGGTCGGCCTCGGCTTCGCGATGATCGGCCTCGCCGCGCTCGCGTGGCTGCTGCGCCGGCGCGGGCGCCTCTATGAAGCGAAGTGGTTCCACAAGTTCGCGCTCGCGATGGGCCCGACCGGCTTCATCTCGCTGCTCGCAGGCTGGGTGACGACCGAGGTGGGCCGCCAGCCGTGGGTCGTCTACGGCGTGATGCGCACGTCGCACGCCGTGTCGCCGCTGTCGACGCAGCAGGTGAGCGTATCGCTGATGACGTTCGTGGTCGTCTACTTCCTCGTGTTCGGCACGGGCGTCTATTACATGCTGAAGCTGATGAGAAAGGGCCCCGCGCTACCGGGCGACACGCACGACGACGCGCACGACGCACGGCCCGATCGCACCGCCCGCCGCCCGCTGTCGGCCGCGAACCAGTTGATCGACGCCGCGTGA
- a CDS encoding trimeric intracellular cation channel family protein, protein MHTLYLIAIVAEAMSGALMGMQRGMDRFGLALVGAVTALGGGTVRDVLLGRYPLTWVAHPEYLLLTLAAATFASMTATHVARLKSLFTTVDALGLAAFSIIGCDVAATVNGSPVVIVLAGAITGVCGGMLRDVLCNEMPLVLRKELYASIALLTGGLYVGMKALGVAEGLATVVALIAGFALRMLAVRRGWRLKAFHAAEAG, encoded by the coding sequence ATGCATACGCTCTATTTGATCGCGATCGTCGCGGAAGCCATGTCGGGCGCGCTGATGGGCATGCAGCGCGGGATGGACCGCTTCGGCCTCGCGCTCGTCGGCGCGGTGACGGCGCTGGGCGGCGGCACCGTGCGCGACGTGCTGCTCGGCCGCTATCCGCTGACCTGGGTCGCGCATCCCGAATACTTGCTGCTGACGCTCGCGGCGGCGACGTTCGCATCGATGACGGCGACGCACGTCGCGCGGCTGAAGTCGCTGTTCACGACCGTCGACGCGCTTGGGCTCGCGGCGTTCTCGATCATCGGCTGCGACGTCGCCGCGACCGTGAACGGCAGCCCGGTCGTGATCGTGTTGGCCGGCGCGATCACCGGCGTCTGCGGCGGGATGCTGCGCGATGTGCTCTGCAACGAAATGCCGCTCGTGCTGCGCAAGGAGCTGTACGCGAGCATCGCGCTGCTGACGGGCGGGCTGTATGTCGGCATGAAGGCGCTCGGCGTCGCGGAAGGTCTCGCGACCGTCGTCGCGCTGATCGCGGGATTCGCGCTGCGGATGCTCGCGGTGCGGCGCGGCTGGCGGCTGAAGGCGTTTCACGCGGCCGAAGCGGGTTGA
- a CDS encoding heme/hemin ABC transporter substrate-binding protein, which produces MSKPPRIDARRRAWLAGTGALVFAAAHAGAFARAPASAPPKRVVAIGGALAETIYALGGARTARYELVGTDTTCTYPEAARRLPKIGYQRALSAEGLLSLRPDLVLASAEAGPVAALSQLARAGVAVTTFDEAHDVESVRRKIRGIADALSLRATGDMLLARFDRDWLATRAAVDAAPPRTRERTPARVLFVLNHTGNQALVAGQQTAADAMIRYTGAHNAMQGFDRYKPLTPEALVAAAPDVVLITDEGLRAVGGRDALLATAGFGATPAARARRIVSLDALFLLGFGPRLPQAVAALQRRLNSVLA; this is translated from the coding sequence ATGAGCAAGCCGCCGCGCATCGATGCACGCAGGCGCGCGTGGCTCGCCGGCACGGGCGCGCTCGTGTTCGCGGCCGCGCACGCGGGCGCGTTCGCGCGCGCGCCGGCAAGCGCGCCGCCGAAGCGCGTCGTCGCGATCGGCGGCGCGCTTGCCGAGACGATCTACGCGCTCGGCGGCGCACGAACCGCGCGCTACGAGCTCGTCGGCACCGACACCACGTGCACATACCCGGAAGCCGCGCGGCGGCTGCCGAAGATCGGCTATCAACGCGCGCTGTCGGCGGAGGGGTTGCTGTCGCTTCGCCCCGATCTCGTGCTCGCGTCGGCGGAAGCCGGCCCGGTGGCCGCGCTGTCGCAGCTCGCACGCGCGGGCGTCGCCGTCACGACGTTCGACGAGGCGCACGACGTCGAATCGGTACGCCGCAAGATTCGCGGCATCGCCGATGCGCTGTCGCTGCGGGCCACGGGCGACATGCTGCTCGCGCGCTTCGATCGCGACTGGCTCGCGACGCGCGCGGCGGTGGACGCCGCGCCGCCGCGCACGCGCGAGCGCACGCCCGCGCGCGTGCTGTTCGTGCTGAACCACACCGGCAACCAGGCGCTCGTCGCCGGCCAGCAGACGGCCGCCGACGCGATGATCCGCTATACGGGCGCGCACAACGCGATGCAGGGGTTCGATCGCTACAAGCCGCTGACCCCGGAGGCACTCGTCGCGGCGGCGCCCGATGTCGTGCTGATCACGGACGAAGGGCTGCGCGCGGTCGGCGGGCGCGATGCGCTGCTCGCCACGGCCGGGTTCGGCGCGACGCCGGCCGCCCGCGCGCGGCGCATCGTCTCGCTCGACGCGCTGTTTCTGCTCGGCTTCGGGCCGCGCCTGCCGCAAGCGGTCGCCGCGTTGCAGCGGCGCTTGAACAGCGTGCTCGCATGA
- a CDS encoding penicillin-binding protein 1A, translating to MTDHTPPSSPETTPSPQGSAPKRRRRYLRTLAGVALGAAIAVGAVGTWTLHRIWVELPSVESLAVYRPALPLRIFSRDGELLAEYGVERREFVPLERIPPLVRHALLAAEDAQFYAHGAVDIGGLARATVANVVTGQPGQGGSTITMQVARNFFLTRDKVLSRKLAEILMSYKLERAYSKDKLLELYMNEIYLGERAYGFAAAASVYFGKPLDALTPSEAAVLAGLPKAPSAFNPVVNPARATTRRNYVLGRMRALGYLDEAAYRQAAAAPVALATTPPPGILAAPYVAERARRMMVERFHDDAYTLGLDVTTTITMRDQRAADAALARGLRLGGRRDAKDALEGALVSVDAATGDILALTGGANFSRNVFDHALQAYRQPGSSFKPFVYSAALEKGMFPGVLIDDTQRTLSRDETGANPWRPRNFGNNYEGFIAVRRGLMRSKNLVAVSLMQVAQPDFVQQHAARFGFEALRNPASLPLALGAGAATPLQVATAYGVFANGGVRMEPRLIESVRQRHGGVLFDARPTAGIRVISERNAFVMDSMLRDVVAHGTARRALALKRADAAGKTGTSNGSKDVWFAGYSSGVVSVVWMGYDAPRSLGRATGSSAALPVWVDYMKTAIDGRSAIARTPPADVALVDGDFVYAEYANGGKCTPSLPPFVRSPFVCGAATRGAAHGDAQASEAGAPALPAVDAAERARVLELFRTED from the coding sequence ATGACCGATCACACGCCGCCCTCTTCGCCGGAGACTACGCCGTCGCCCCAAGGGTCCGCGCCGAAGCGCCGCCGCCGCTATCTCCGCACGCTCGCGGGCGTCGCGCTCGGCGCGGCGATCGCGGTCGGCGCGGTCGGCACGTGGACGCTGCACCGCATCTGGGTTGAGCTGCCTTCCGTTGAGTCGCTCGCCGTCTACCGGCCGGCGCTGCCGCTGCGGATCTTCTCGCGCGACGGCGAACTGCTTGCCGAATACGGCGTCGAGCGCCGCGAGTTCGTGCCGCTCGAACGCATCCCGCCGCTCGTGCGGCACGCGCTGCTCGCGGCCGAGGACGCGCAGTTCTACGCGCACGGCGCGGTCGACATCGGCGGCCTCGCGCGCGCGACGGTCGCGAACGTCGTCACCGGCCAGCCGGGGCAGGGGGGCAGCACGATCACGATGCAGGTCGCGCGCAATTTCTTCCTGACGCGCGACAAGGTGCTGAGCCGCAAGCTCGCCGAGATCCTGATGTCGTACAAGCTCGAACGCGCGTACAGCAAGGACAAGCTGCTCGAGCTGTACATGAACGAGATCTATCTCGGCGAGCGCGCATACGGGTTCGCGGCCGCCGCGTCGGTCTACTTCGGCAAGCCGCTCGATGCGCTCACGCCCAGCGAGGCGGCCGTGCTCGCCGGCCTGCCGAAGGCGCCGTCCGCGTTCAATCCGGTCGTCAATCCGGCGCGCGCGACGACGCGCCGCAATTACGTGCTCGGCCGCATGCGCGCGCTCGGGTATCTCGACGAAGCCGCGTACCGGCAGGCCGCCGCTGCGCCGGTTGCGCTCGCGACCACGCCGCCGCCCGGCATCCTGGCCGCGCCGTACGTTGCCGAGCGCGCGCGCCGGATGATGGTCGAGCGCTTTCACGACGATGCGTACACGCTCGGTCTCGACGTGACGACGACGATCACGATGCGCGACCAGCGCGCGGCCGACGCGGCGCTCGCGCGCGGGCTCAGGCTCGGCGGCCGGCGCGACGCGAAGGATGCGCTCGAGGGCGCGCTCGTTTCGGTCGACGCGGCGACGGGCGACATCCTCGCGCTCACGGGCGGCGCGAATTTCTCGCGCAACGTGTTCGATCACGCGTTGCAGGCGTATCGGCAGCCGGGCTCGAGCTTCAAGCCGTTCGTCTATTCGGCCGCGCTGGAGAAAGGGATGTTTCCCGGCGTGCTGATCGACGACACGCAGCGCACGCTGTCGCGCGACGAAACGGGCGCGAACCCGTGGCGGCCGCGCAATTTCGGCAACAACTACGAAGGCTTCATTGCGGTGCGGCGCGGGCTGATGCGCTCGAAGAATCTCGTCGCGGTGAGCCTGATGCAGGTCGCGCAGCCGGATTTCGTCCAGCAGCACGCGGCGCGCTTCGGTTTCGAGGCGCTGCGCAATCCCGCGTCGCTGCCGCTCGCGCTCGGCGCGGGCGCGGCGACGCCGCTGCAGGTCGCGACCGCATATGGCGTGTTCGCGAACGGCGGCGTGCGGATGGAGCCGCGCCTCATCGAATCGGTGCGGCAGCGGCACGGCGGCGTGCTGTTCGACGCGCGGCCGACGGCCGGCATACGCGTCATTTCGGAGCGCAACGCGTTCGTGATGGACAGCATGCTGCGCGACGTCGTCGCTCACGGCACCGCGCGCCGCGCGCTCGCGCTCAAGCGCGCGGACGCGGCCGGCAAGACCGGCACGTCGAACGGCTCGAAGGACGTGTGGTTCGCCGGCTATTCGTCGGGCGTCGTGTCGGTTGTCTGGATGGGTTACGACGCGCCGCGCAGCCTCGGCCGCGCAACGGGCTCGTCGGCCGCGCTGCCCGTGTGGGTCGACTACATGAAGACGGCGATCGACGGCCGCAGCGCGATCGCGCGCACGCCGCCCGCGGACGTCGCGCTCGTCGACGGCGATTTCGTTTACGCCGAATACGCGAACGGCGGCAAGTGCACGCCGTCGCTGCCGCCGTTCGTGCGCAGCCCGTTCGTGTGCGGCGCGGCGACGCGGGGAGCGGCGCACGGCGACGCGCAGGCGAGCGAGGCGGGCGCGCCGGCGCTGCCCGCCGTCGACGCGGCCGAGCGCGCGCGCGTGCTCGAACTGTTCCGCACCGAAGACTGA